Part of the Vigna unguiculata cultivar IT97K-499-35 chromosome 3, ASM411807v1, whole genome shotgun sequence genome, aattatttataaaaatgatttaaaaataagattactattTTACGGTAAGTTTCCatacatattattttacacTAAAAATGTTGACGATTGTTTTCaatgtataaataattattcttaaattaaatattcttttataaaagttataataatacttttatttataggtAATTATTATAAGCTGGAGATGTTAATCTTAGACTTTATTTAAATTGGGAGAAAAAAAGTGCAACAgtgaaaaaggaaagaagaaaaaaaaaagaaaactgaaattaTTTAGACCGAgtgatataaataaaagtaaaataagaaataaatattaataatatttttattctaatacgTGATGATTTATCTTATTATAATACATgaatattgataaaaattaacaGCATAATTAATTCACTAGATCAATAATTTaatcaacatatttttataatgtttaaaaatagaATTGCTTTATCTGCTTCCAATCTTTCCTCATTTTGGAACACCAAGTGGTGTGGAAAATACTACTACTCTGAAAGCGCACTAAATTTAACAATTAGTACATGTTTGGATTCTTACATAATTGTCGGTTGTGACCACGTACAATATAAAAGAAAGTCCAATATAATCCAAACGCGAATTTAATGAACCTAAAAATTGCGTGTGAGAATCACTTTCTCATtctcatataaaaatatagtaaCCCACCCATTCTGTCTTGCGCCCAGACTCAGCACCCAAATCCTCTGTAAGAAAAGTTAGGGTTTGTGTTTTGAGTCTCTCGTCTTGGTCATGGGAGGAGGCAATGGCCAAAAGTCTAGAATGGCTCGCGAGAAGAACCTCGAGAAGCAGAAGGCTGCAGCCAAGGGTAATCTTTCTCCTTTTACTTTTCGAATTTCGTACGTTTTAGGAGTAAATTAGAattgttttacaaaaattatttctcTTGAAAATAATTGGGGCTATATGTGTTCGATCTGATGTAGTTGTTGATTTTAATGATCCTTTGCAGGAAGCCAGTTGGATTCAAACAAGAAAGCCATGAACATTCAGGTAAAAATTTATTCCTCTGTTTTGTTCTTTGTCTGACATTACAACCCCTCAAAGATTGTAAAATTAGATGGCTATGTAATAGGATGGCTTGTAATTGGAAGGTAGAATTCCTTCCCTTCATGAGAGCAACTTTCCAACAGAGTCATTTTGTGATATTTCATCccaatatttaattaattatttagctattgatatttttggaaatTCACCAAAGACGTTCTGTTTCGTCACATAGACGGTAAAACTTTTCAATAAGAAGTTAAGATGTATTTGACCGTCTTTGGATAACTTTATTCATAAGTATTAATAAGATAGGAAAATAAATCAGACAAAAATGAAATAAGTTTCTTTTTTGAACTAAAATTAGCTTTagatttgttaattttttttttcctgaaaaCTCATGCATAAGctaaaatttagtttattttgcaattttatttcaattttcattgttTGCTTCTTCTCCAAGTTATTTTGGACAAGTATATCCACATaagattttacttttttttaggtAAGTTAAAACAAAGATGGTGATATTTTAATAGATTGATTATTTGGTTTTGGTTCTGCTATAAGGGTGAGCTCTTTCTTTCTTATTGCATTTTGTAGTGACTATAATGTTGTAATTGGTGATTGCAGTGTAAGGTTTGCATGCAAACATTTATGTGCACCACATCAGAAGTGAAGTGCAAGGAGCATGCTGAAGCCAAACACCCCAAATCTGATCTCTATGCTTGTTTTCCTCATCTTAAAAAGTGAGGGAATG contains:
- the LOC114175931 gene encoding uncharacterized protein At2g23090-like — translated: MGGGNGQKSRMAREKNLEKQKAAAKGSQLDSNKKAMNIQCKVCMQTFMCTTSEVKCKEHAEAKHPKSDLYACFPHLKK